One genomic segment of Pseudomonas sp. RU47 includes these proteins:
- a CDS encoding aldo/keto reductase, whose translation MSHTEGYSRRRLLTLAAGVSAVFTFDRALATATTPATTGGHAMQTRAIPSSSELLPIVGLGTYRGFDVAPGDPAYRQLPAVLDELFTKGGTLIDSSPMYGRAEQTTGELLSIHEPRSPAFLATKVWTRGRKEGIAQMEQSFSLLRTERIDLMQIHNLLDWQTHLPTLREWKAQGRIRYIGITHYTDSAYEEVEAVLKAEQLDFLQINYALDDRGVEKRILPLCRERGVAVICNRPFGGGGLLARLKGKPLPGWVSDVQVNSWPQLALKFLLSHSAVTCVIPGTGNPRYMADNAKAGFGPMLTDAQRHQLIALLG comes from the coding sequence ATGAGCCACACTGAGGGTTACTCCCGTCGCCGATTGCTCACGCTGGCTGCCGGGGTTTCGGCGGTCTTCACCTTTGATCGGGCGTTGGCCACCGCGACGACGCCCGCGACCACCGGAGGCCACGCCATGCAGACCCGCGCCATCCCGTCCAGCTCCGAATTGCTACCCATCGTGGGCTTGGGCACCTATCGCGGTTTCGATGTCGCCCCCGGTGATCCGGCCTATCGGCAACTACCGGCAGTGCTCGATGAGCTGTTCACCAAGGGCGGCACGCTGATCGACAGTTCACCGATGTACGGCCGTGCCGAACAGACCACCGGCGAACTGCTGTCGATCCACGAACCACGCTCGCCGGCGTTTCTGGCGACCAAGGTGTGGACGCGCGGGCGCAAGGAAGGCATTGCGCAGATGGAGCAGTCGTTCAGCCTGCTGCGCACCGAACGCATCGACCTGATGCAGATCCACAACCTGCTCGACTGGCAAACCCACCTGCCGACCCTGCGTGAATGGAAAGCCCAGGGGCGCATACGTTACATCGGCATCACCCATTACACGGACTCGGCCTATGAAGAAGTCGAAGCGGTGCTGAAGGCCGAACAACTGGATTTTCTGCAAATCAATTACGCCCTCGATGACCGAGGCGTGGAAAAACGCATTCTGCCTTTGTGTCGCGAGCGTGGCGTGGCAGTGATCTGTAATCGGCCGTTCGGCGGCGGGGGACTGCTGGCGCGGCTCAAAGGCAAACCGCTGCCGGGCTGGGTGTCGGATGTGCAGGTCAACAGCTGGCCGCAACTGGCGCTGAAGTTTCTGCTCTCACATTCGGCGGTGACTTGCGTGATACCCGGCACGGGCAATCCGCGTTACATGGCCGACAACGCCAAGGCCGGGTTCGGGCCGATGCTCACCGATGCGCAACGGCATCAGTTGATTGCGTTGCTGGGTTGA
- the paoC gene encoding aldehyde oxidoreductase molybdenum-binding subunit PaoC, whose protein sequence is MKFDTPATTNPIDQLKVIGQPTDRIEGPLKTSGQAPYAYEQHEAVDNQAYGFMVGSAIAKGRINNIDLEQAKAAPGVLAIVTAANAGKLGKGKYNAAHLLAGPEIQHYHQAVALVVAETFEQARAAAQMVKVDYVAAKGEFDLASVRDKGVEPKEELPDVSHGDFAKAFAAAPVQFDQTYTTPDQSHAMMEPHATLAAWKGDQLTLWTSNQMIAWSVGDIATTLGLPKEKVRLISPYIGGGFGGKLFVRADAILAALGARMAGRPVKVALARPQIANNTTHRPATIQRIRMGATADGKLTAIAHEGWSGNLAEGKVEVAAQPSQLLYAAENRQVSMRLAPLDLPEGNAMRAPGETPGLMVLEIAMDEMAEQLKLDPIQFRILNDTQVDPVKTERPFSQRRLIECLQTGAEKFGWDKRNAQPGTRREGRWLIGMGVAAAIRNNLLVKSGARVRLERDGKITVETDMTDIGTGSYTIIAQTAAEMMGVSLKDVSVHLGDSSFPVSAGSGGQFGANCSTAGVYAACMKLREAVAGKLGMAAEQAEFVDGQVQVGSKSVPLRNAAEGGALVGEDSIEFGDLAEKYQQSTFGAHFVEVAVDAATGEVRVRRMLAVCAAGRILNPKAARSQVIGAMTMGVGAALMEELAVDKKLGFFVNHDLAGYEVPVHADIPHQEVIFLDETDPVSSPMKAKGVGELGICGVSAAVANAIYNATGARVREYPITLDKILSSLPEMM, encoded by the coding sequence ATGAAATTCGACACGCCCGCCACCACCAACCCGATCGACCAGTTGAAGGTCATCGGCCAACCCACCGATCGCATCGAAGGCCCGCTAAAAACCAGCGGCCAGGCGCCTTACGCCTATGAACAGCATGAGGCAGTGGACAATCAGGCTTACGGCTTTATGGTCGGCTCAGCCATCGCCAAAGGCCGGATCAACAACATTGATCTTGAACAGGCGAAAGCCGCGCCGGGTGTGCTGGCCATCGTCACCGCCGCCAACGCCGGCAAACTGGGCAAAGGTAAATACAACGCCGCGCATTTATTGGCCGGGCCGGAGATTCAGCACTACCACCAGGCGGTTGCGCTGGTGGTCGCCGAGACGTTCGAGCAAGCCCGTGCGGCTGCGCAGATGGTCAAGGTCGATTACGTCGCCGCCAAGGGCGAATTCGATCTGGCCAGCGTGCGCGATAAAGGCGTCGAACCGAAAGAGGAGCTGCCCGACGTCAGCCACGGTGATTTCGCCAAAGCGTTTGCCGCTGCGCCGGTGCAGTTCGACCAGACCTACACCACGCCGGATCAGTCCCACGCGATGATGGAGCCGCACGCCACACTGGCGGCGTGGAAAGGCGATCAACTGACCTTGTGGACATCCAATCAAATGATCGCCTGGAGCGTCGGTGACATCGCCACGACGCTCGGCTTACCCAAGGAAAAGGTGCGGCTGATTTCGCCCTACATTGGCGGTGGTTTCGGCGGCAAACTGTTCGTGCGCGCCGATGCGATCCTTGCCGCCCTCGGTGCGCGGATGGCCGGCAGGCCGGTGAAGGTCGCCCTCGCCCGCCCGCAGATCGCCAACAACACCACCCACCGCCCGGCGACGATTCAGCGCATTCGCATGGGCGCGACAGCGGACGGCAAACTCACGGCGATTGCCCACGAGGGCTGGTCGGGCAACTTGGCTGAAGGCAAGGTCGAGGTCGCGGCGCAACCGAGTCAGTTGCTGTACGCCGCCGAGAACCGGCAGGTCAGCATGCGTCTGGCGCCGCTGGATCTACCCGAAGGCAACGCCATGCGTGCGCCCGGCGAAACCCCAGGGCTGATGGTGCTGGAAATTGCCATGGACGAGATGGCCGAACAGCTCAAACTCGATCCGATCCAGTTCCGCATTCTCAACGACACACAAGTCGACCCGGTGAAAACCGAGCGGCCGTTTTCGCAGCGGCGCCTGATCGAATGCCTGCAGACCGGTGCCGAGAAATTCGGCTGGGACAAGCGCAATGCGCAACCGGGAACACGTCGAGAAGGTCGCTGGCTGATCGGTATGGGTGTCGCGGCGGCAATCCGCAACAACCTGTTGGTCAAGTCCGGTGCGCGGGTGCGGCTGGAGCGCGATGGCAAAATCACTGTTGAAACCGACATGACCGATATCGGCACTGGCAGTTACACGATCATCGCGCAAACCGCCGCCGAGATGATGGGGGTTAGCTTGAAGGATGTGAGCGTGCATCTGGGCGATTCGAGCTTCCCGGTGTCGGCAGGTTCCGGCGGGCAATTCGGTGCCAACTGCTCGACCGCCGGGGTGTACGCCGCCTGCATGAAACTGCGTGAAGCGGTGGCTGGCAAGTTGGGCATGGCGGCGGAACAGGCGGAGTTTGTCGACGGTCAGGTACAGGTCGGCAGCAAGAGCGTGCCGTTGCGCAATGCGGCTGAAGGCGGCGCACTGGTCGGCGAGGACAGCATCGAGTTCGGTGATCTGGCCGAGAAATATCAGCAGTCGACCTTTGGTGCGCATTTCGTTGAGGTGGCGGTGGATGCCGCGACCGGTGAAGTGCGTGTGCGTCGCATGTTGGCGGTGTGCGCGGCCGGGCGGATTCTCAACCCGAAAGCGGCGCGCAGTCAGGTGATCGGCGCGATGACCATGGGCGTCGGTGCGGCGTTGATGGAAGAGCTGGCAGTGGACAAGAAACTCGGCTTTTTCGTCAATCATGATCTGGCCGGGTATGAAGTGCCGGTGCATGCCGACATCCCGCATCAGGAGGTGATTTTCCTTGATGAGACCGATCCGGTGTCTTCGCCAATGAAGGCCAAGGGTGTTGGTGAATTGGGGATTTGCGGGGTCAGTGCGGCGGTGGCGAATGCGATTTACAACGCCACGGGGGCGCGGGTGCGGGAATATCCGATTACGCTGGACAAAATCTTGTCGTCGTTGCCGGAGATGATGTGA
- a CDS encoding alpha/beta hydrolase, which yields MSRTLMSLVALIVAVYLVLCAALFFFQRSLIYFPQPNAVNTADSRITLSMPDAQVSVVTRERVGPRALIYFGGNAEDVSHNLPEFAEAFPEYAVYLLNYRGFGGSSGSPSEAAIAEDALALFDQVYASHPQISLIGRSLGSGVAVRLASQRPVQQLILVTPYNSLEEIAAQQYPWVPVKWLLKDRFESGKYAEHIRVPTLLLAASDDEVIPRASTQRLLENFPQGVAVLRVVPDSGHNSISDRAQYLQWMGDVLNR from the coding sequence ATGTCCCGAACCCTGATGTCACTCGTCGCATTGATCGTTGCCGTGTACCTGGTGCTGTGCGCGGCGCTGTTCTTTTTTCAGCGCTCACTGATCTATTTTCCGCAGCCCAATGCCGTCAACACCGCTGATTCCCGGATAACCCTGTCGATGCCGGATGCGCAGGTTTCGGTGGTCACCCGCGAGCGTGTCGGGCCGCGGGCGCTGATCTATTTCGGTGGTAATGCCGAGGACGTGTCGCACAATCTGCCGGAGTTTGCCGAGGCGTTTCCCGAATACGCGGTGTATCTGCTCAACTATCGCGGCTTTGGTGGCAGCAGTGGTTCCCCGTCCGAAGCGGCGATTGCCGAGGATGCCTTGGCGCTGTTCGATCAGGTGTACGCCAGCCACCCGCAGATTTCGCTAATTGGCCGCAGCCTGGGATCGGGCGTCGCCGTGCGTCTGGCCAGTCAGCGACCGGTGCAACAGCTGATTCTGGTGACGCCTTACAACAGCCTCGAAGAAATCGCGGCGCAGCAATATCCGTGGGTGCCGGTGAAATGGTTGCTCAAGGATCGCTTCGAATCCGGCAAATACGCCGAGCATATCCGCGTGCCGACGTTGCTGCTGGCGGCCAGTGACGACGAGGTGATTCCGCGCGCCAGCACGCAGCGTTTGCTGGAGAACTTCCCGCAAGGCGTGGCGGTGCTCAGGGTGGTG
- a CDS encoding LysR family transcriptional regulator — MLRENATDLLAFLAVARERSFTKAAAKLGVSQSALSHTIRALEARLGLRLLTRTTRSVSPTEAGEHLLQTIGPRFEEIEVELAALSNLRDTPAGKIRLNATDHSLDWLLRPVLKTFLPQYPDISVEVSCDYGFVDIAGQGFDAGVRLGEDVAQGMIATRIGPDMRMAVVGSPAYFAKRIPPQTPRDLTEHACNNLRLPTNGGLYSWEFEKDGESLKVRVAGQVTLNGVYPLLDAALDGFGLSYIPENIVAPYLADGRLLQVLEDWCPTFAGYHLYYPSRRQAAPAFALLLEALRYRG; from the coding sequence ATGCTTCGGGAAAACGCCACCGATCTGCTCGCCTTCCTCGCCGTGGCCCGCGAACGCAGTTTCACCAAAGCTGCCGCCAAACTCGGCGTTTCTCAATCGGCACTGAGCCATACCATCCGCGCACTCGAAGCGCGTTTGGGCCTGCGCCTGCTGACCCGTACCACCCGCAGCGTCTCGCCCACCGAAGCCGGCGAACACCTGCTGCAAACCATCGGCCCGCGTTTCGAAGAAATCGAAGTGGAACTCGCCGCCCTGAGCAACCTGCGCGACACCCCGGCCGGCAAGATCCGCCTCAACGCCACCGACCATTCGCTGGATTGGCTGCTGCGCCCGGTGCTCAAAACCTTTCTGCCCCAGTACCCGGACATCAGCGTTGAGGTGAGCTGCGACTATGGTTTCGTCGACATCGCCGGCCAGGGTTTCGACGCTGGCGTGCGTCTGGGCGAAGACGTCGCGCAAGGCATGATCGCCACCCGCATCGGCCCGGACATGCGCATGGCTGTAGTCGGCTCACCTGCCTATTTCGCCAAACGAATCCCGCCGCAAACGCCACGCGACCTGACCGAGCACGCCTGCAACAACCTGCGCCTGCCCACCAATGGCGGGTTGTACAGCTGGGAGTTCGAGAAGGATGGCGAAAGCCTGAAAGTGCGGGTCGCCGGACAGGTCACCTTGAACGGCGTCTACCCGTTGCTGGATGCCGCATTGGACGGTTTCGGACTGAGTTACATCCCGGAAAACATCGTCGCGCCGTATCTGGCGGATGGCCGTCTGCTGCAAGTGCTGGAAGACTGGTGCCCGACGTTTGCCGGTTATCACCTGTATTACCCGAGCCGGCGCCAGGCGGCACCGGCGTTTGCGTTGCTGCTGGAGGCGTTGCGCTATCGCGGTTGA
- a CDS encoding (R)-mandelonitrile lyase: protein MNPIAASALTLSLLASEVQANESPRVTVTPNGSQPSAKGPADWFVGTVRVDGPFKGTEDARVSGATVTFEPGARTAWHTHPLGQTLIVTAGSGFVQEWGQPVREIRPGDTVWIAPGAKHWHGAAPTTAMSHIAIAEVLDGKVVDWMEQVSDEQYSRSE, encoded by the coding sequence ATGAACCCGATTGCCGCTTCTGCGTTGACCCTTTCCCTGCTGGCAAGTGAGGTGCAGGCCAATGAATCCCCGCGTGTGACGGTCACGCCCAATGGTTCGCAACCTTCGGCCAAAGGCCCGGCGGACTGGTTCGTTGGCACTGTCCGTGTCGATGGGCCGTTCAAAGGCACTGAAGACGCGCGAGTCAGTGGCGCGACGGTGACGTTTGAGCCAGGGGCGCGTACTGCGTGGCATACCCATCCGTTAGGGCAGACATTGATCGTCACGGCCGGTTCCGGTTTTGTGCAGGAATGGGGGCAGCCGGTGCGTGAGATTCGCCCTGGCGATACGGTGTGGATCGCGCCGGGAGCCAAGCATTGGCACGGGGCGGCGCCCACCACGGCGATGAGCCATATTGCTATCGCTGAAGTACTGGATGGCAAAGTAGTGGATTGGATGGAGCAGGTGAGTGATGAGCAGTATTCGCGTTCCGAGTGA